A window of the Chanodichthys erythropterus isolate Z2021 chromosome 21, ASM2448905v1, whole genome shotgun sequence genome harbors these coding sequences:
- the im:7151449 gene encoding complement decay-accelerating factor isoform X2 has translation MTSVKAWPLLLLQFSLVSMEKGCPFPDLNGKIILSAESRQKNNFPDNSQAVVECIRGHEREEGSDVIICRSGKWSDPELKCKKIDCGLPEDLPHMNYSITEGTLFGARIKPICERGYDLEGSSYWQCLVSGWSGKSKCSLIICDEPIPIEHGKFSKPRNIIQLDDVIEYSCDDSYTLVGDRFITCGQYWEYNSPPPECQAPTTAITTTNEATTTATATDTTTATATDTTTATATDTTTATATDTTTATADTTTATADTTTATADTTTATADTTTATADTTTATADTTTATADTTTATADTLSIERILYEPLTPSPNVVALTIGAFLFTTVIAICFALRYNKQRGSYNTGEELKTKEELMVYQSL, from the exons ATGACAAGTGTGAAGGCTTGGCCACTGCTTCTACTGCAGTTTTCACTGGTGTCTATGGAGAAAG GTTGTCCGTTTCCTGATTTGAATGgcaaaattattttgtctgcgGAATCCAGACAGAAGAATAATTTCCCAGATAATTCACAGGCAGTTGTGGAGTGTATTAGAGGACACGAGAGAGAGGAAGGTTCAGATGTGATCATCTGCAGGAGTGGGAAGTGGAGTGATCCcgaattaaaatgcaaaa AGATAGACTGTGGATTACCTGAAGATTTACCACATATGAACTACTCCATCACAGAAGGAACGTTGTTCGGTGCCCGCATAAAACCCATATGTGAGAGGGG ATATGACCTGGAAGGATCAAGTTACTGGCAGTGTCTTGTATCTGGCTGGAGCGGAAAGTCTAAATGTTCTT TGATAATATGTGATGAGCCAATTCCAATTGAGCATGGAAAGTTCTCAAAGCCCAGGAACATTATTCAGCTTGATGATGTCATTGAATATTCCTGCGATGATAGCTACACCCTCGTTGGAGACAGATTTATTACATGTGGGCAATATTGGGAATATAATTCACCACCTCCAGAATGCCAAG CACCGACAACAGCAATCACTACTACAAACGAAgccacaacaacagcaacagctACAgacacaacaacagcaacagctACAgacacaacaacagcaacagctACAgacacaacaacagcaacagctACAgacacaacaacagcaacagcagacacaacaacagcaacagcagacacaacaacagcaacagcagacacaacaacagcaacagcagacacaacaacagcaacagcagacacaacaacagcaacagcagacacaacaacagcaacagcagacacaacaacagcaacagcagaCACACTTTCAATTG AAAGAATTCTATATGAGCCTCTTACTCCTTCACCAA ATGTTGTCGCTCTGACTATTGGCG CCTTCCTATTCACCACAGTTATAGCTATATGTTTCGCATTACGGTACAATAAACAGAGGGG TTCATACAATACTGGCGAAGAACTGAAGACAAAAGAGGAGTTAATGGTATATCAGAGTCTGTAA
- the im:7151449 gene encoding complement decay-accelerating factor isoform X1 produces MTSVKAWPLLLLQFSLVSMEKGCPFPDLNGKIILSAESRQKNNFPDNSQAVVECIRGHEREEGSDVIICRSGKWSDPELKCKKIDCGLPEDLPHMNYSITEGTLFGARIKPICERGYDLEGSSYWQCLVSGWSGKSKCSLIICDEPIPIEHGKFSKPRNIIQLDDVIEYSCDDSYTLVGDRFITCGQYWEYNSPPPECQAPTTAITTTNEATTTATATDTTTATATDTTTATATDTTTATATDTTTATADTTTATADTTTATADTTTATADTTTATADTTTATADTTTATADTTTATADTLSIERILYEPLTPSPSESSFKSNDTTTFVKQKSKDVVALTIGAFLFTTVIAICFALRYNKQRGSYNTGEELKTKEELMVYQSL; encoded by the exons ATGACAAGTGTGAAGGCTTGGCCACTGCTTCTACTGCAGTTTTCACTGGTGTCTATGGAGAAAG GTTGTCCGTTTCCTGATTTGAATGgcaaaattattttgtctgcgGAATCCAGACAGAAGAATAATTTCCCAGATAATTCACAGGCAGTTGTGGAGTGTATTAGAGGACACGAGAGAGAGGAAGGTTCAGATGTGATCATCTGCAGGAGTGGGAAGTGGAGTGATCCcgaattaaaatgcaaaa AGATAGACTGTGGATTACCTGAAGATTTACCACATATGAACTACTCCATCACAGAAGGAACGTTGTTCGGTGCCCGCATAAAACCCATATGTGAGAGGGG ATATGACCTGGAAGGATCAAGTTACTGGCAGTGTCTTGTATCTGGCTGGAGCGGAAAGTCTAAATGTTCTT TGATAATATGTGATGAGCCAATTCCAATTGAGCATGGAAAGTTCTCAAAGCCCAGGAACATTATTCAGCTTGATGATGTCATTGAATATTCCTGCGATGATAGCTACACCCTCGTTGGAGACAGATTTATTACATGTGGGCAATATTGGGAATATAATTCACCACCTCCAGAATGCCAAG CACCGACAACAGCAATCACTACTACAAACGAAgccacaacaacagcaacagctACAgacacaacaacagcaacagctACAgacacaacaacagcaacagctACAgacacaacaacagcaacagctACAgacacaacaacagcaacagcagacacaacaacagcaacagcagacacaacaacagcaacagcagacacaacaacagcaacagcagacacaacaacagcaacagcagacacaacaacagcaacagcagacacaacaacagcaacagcagacacaacaacagcaacagcagaCACACTTTCAATTG AAAGAATTCTATATGAGCCTCTTACTCCTTCACCAAGTGAGTCATCCTTTAAATCCAATGATACAACTACTTTTGTGAAACAGAAGTCAAAAG ATGTTGTCGCTCTGACTATTGGCG CCTTCCTATTCACCACAGTTATAGCTATATGTTTCGCATTACGGTACAATAAACAGAGGGG TTCATACAATACTGGCGAAGAACTGAAGACAAAAGAGGAGTTAATGGTATATCAGAGTCTGTAA
- the im:7151449 gene encoding probable maltase-glucoamylase 2 isoform X3, whose protein sequence is MTSVKAWPLLLLQFSLVSMEKGCPFPDLNGKIILSAESRQKNNFPDNSQAVVECIRGHEREEGSDVIICRSGKWSDPELKCKKIDCGLPEDLPHMNYSITEGTLFGARIKPICERGYDLEGSSYWQCLVSGWSGKSKCSSPTTAITTTNEATTTATATDTTTATATDTTTATATDTTTATATDTTTATADTTTATADTTTATADTTTATADTTTATADTTTATADTTTATADTTTATADTLSIERILYEPLTPSPSESSFKSNDTTTFVKQKSKDVVALTIGAFLFTTVIAICFALRYNKQRGSYNTGEELKTKEELMVYQSL, encoded by the exons ATGACAAGTGTGAAGGCTTGGCCACTGCTTCTACTGCAGTTTTCACTGGTGTCTATGGAGAAAG GTTGTCCGTTTCCTGATTTGAATGgcaaaattattttgtctgcgGAATCCAGACAGAAGAATAATTTCCCAGATAATTCACAGGCAGTTGTGGAGTGTATTAGAGGACACGAGAGAGAGGAAGGTTCAGATGTGATCATCTGCAGGAGTGGGAAGTGGAGTGATCCcgaattaaaatgcaaaa AGATAGACTGTGGATTACCTGAAGATTTACCACATATGAACTACTCCATCACAGAAGGAACGTTGTTCGGTGCCCGCATAAAACCCATATGTGAGAGGGG ATATGACCTGGAAGGATCAAGTTACTGGCAGTGTCTTGTATCTGGCTGGAGCGGAAAGTCTAAATGTTCTT CACCGACAACAGCAATCACTACTACAAACGAAgccacaacaacagcaacagctACAgacacaacaacagcaacagctACAgacacaacaacagcaacagctACAgacacaacaacagcaacagctACAgacacaacaacagcaacagcagacacaacaacagcaacagcagacacaacaacagcaacagcagacacaacaacagcaacagcagacacaacaacagcaacagcagacacaacaacagcaacagcagacacaacaacagcaacagcagacacaacaacagcaacagcagaCACACTTTCAATTG AAAGAATTCTATATGAGCCTCTTACTCCTTCACCAAGTGAGTCATCCTTTAAATCCAATGATACAACTACTTTTGTGAAACAGAAGTCAAAAG ATGTTGTCGCTCTGACTATTGGCG CCTTCCTATTCACCACAGTTATAGCTATATGTTTCGCATTACGGTACAATAAACAGAGGGG TTCATACAATACTGGCGAAGAACTGAAGACAAAAGAGGAGTTAATGGTATATCAGAGTCTGTAA